Proteins found in one Rahnella aquatilis CIP 78.65 = ATCC 33071 genomic segment:
- a CDS encoding ABC transporter ATP-binding protein, producing MTHNRTQNTEPVLAVQGLTVRLAGETRLSGLSFSVGAGERVCLLGASGSGKSLTAKAITGTLPAGATLSGSIRVNGVGVCGRHPVSRCAASRVATVFQDSSTALNPLMTLGKQLRLALPAAREDELRTMLDAVGLGDITQFYARYPAELSGGQRQRLCLALAMQSASSLLVADEPTTALDVLTQQQVLQVMRNACASPQSPRALLFITHDIAVAAQLCERALVMENGVLVESAGMAQLLSHPQHPYSQKLVHAARQAAALHQNAASLYGVAI from the coding sequence ATGACACACAACAGGACGCAAAACACTGAACCGGTTCTTGCGGTACAAGGACTGACAGTTCGGCTCGCAGGTGAAACACGCCTCAGCGGACTGAGTTTCAGCGTCGGCGCAGGCGAGCGCGTATGTCTGCTTGGTGCCTCCGGTTCCGGTAAATCGCTGACAGCCAAAGCCATCACCGGCACATTGCCTGCGGGTGCCACACTCAGTGGCAGCATTCGGGTAAATGGCGTCGGGGTGTGTGGCAGACATCCGGTTTCGCGCTGCGCCGCCAGCCGCGTCGCCACGGTTTTTCAGGACTCCTCCACCGCGCTGAACCCGCTGATGACACTCGGTAAACAGTTGCGTCTCGCCCTGCCCGCCGCCCGCGAAGACGAACTCCGCACGATGCTGGATGCCGTAGGGCTGGGCGATATAACGCAATTTTACGCCCGTTATCCGGCGGAACTTTCCGGCGGTCAGCGCCAGCGTTTGTGTCTGGCGCTGGCGATGCAATCCGCGTCTTCGCTGCTGGTGGCCGATGAGCCGACTACCGCGCTCGACGTGCTGACCCAGCAACAGGTTTTACAGGTCATGCGTAACGCCTGCGCCAGCCCGCAATCGCCCCGTGCGCTGCTGTTTATCACCCATGATATTGCCGTCGCCGCACAGTTATGTGAGCGCGCACTGGTGATGGAAAATGGCGTGCTGGTGGAATCTGCCGGTATGGCGCAGTTGCTCAGTCATCCGCAACATCCTTATTCCCAAAAACTGGTTCACGCCGCAAGACAGGCCGCCGCGCTGCATCAGAATGCCGCGTCACTGTACGGGGTTGCCATCTGA
- a CDS encoding LacI family DNA-binding transcriptional regulator, with protein sequence MKKTKRITISGIAELAGVSKSTASQVLNGHSKKFRISDLTRDRVLAVAAEHHYQPSIHARSLNVTRSFTLGLVVPEMTNYGFAACSNELETLCRENGMQLLIACTDENTSQETMVVNNLIQRQVDGLIVASSMLSDAEYVKISQQVPVVLFDRHIQDTQLPIVVCEAIESSAELVSRIAKTQRDEFYFLGGQPRISPTRDRLAGYQLGLQRAGVSLDPDWILYGNYHPSSGYEMFAQLCARLGRPPKALFVASCGLMEGVLRYMSQHQLLESDIHLCSFDDHYLYDSLSVKIDTVAQDCRELAMHCFSMISDLMNEQPIEQTQCFLSPKLHWRSPPFSQIK encoded by the coding sequence GTGAAAAAGACCAAACGCATCACTATCAGTGGCATAGCCGAACTGGCTGGCGTGTCGAAATCGACTGCCAGCCAGGTACTCAACGGACACAGCAAGAAGTTTCGTATTTCCGATCTCACCCGGGATCGTGTGCTCGCCGTGGCGGCAGAACATCATTATCAGCCGAGCATTCACGCCCGTTCGCTCAATGTCACCCGCAGTTTCACGCTTGGACTGGTGGTGCCTGAAATGACTAACTATGGCTTTGCCGCCTGCTCTAACGAACTTGAAACGCTGTGTCGCGAGAACGGCATGCAGTTGCTGATTGCCTGTACGGATGAAAATACCAGTCAGGAAACCATGGTGGTCAATAATCTTATCCAGCGTCAGGTCGACGGGCTTATCGTGGCGTCCAGCATGCTCAGCGATGCGGAATACGTAAAAATCAGCCAGCAAGTCCCTGTCGTTTTGTTTGACCGTCACATACAGGACACACAGCTCCCTATTGTCGTCTGTGAAGCCATTGAATCTTCAGCGGAACTGGTCTCCCGGATAGCAAAAACCCAGCGGGATGAGTTTTATTTTCTCGGCGGTCAGCCGCGTATTTCCCCGACCCGCGACCGCCTCGCAGGTTATCAGCTTGGTCTGCAGCGTGCGGGCGTCAGTCTGGATCCCGACTGGATCCTCTACGGTAATTACCACCCAAGCTCGGGGTACGAAATGTTTGCCCAACTTTGTGCCCGCCTTGGACGCCCGCCCAAAGCCCTCTTCGTTGCTTCATGTGGATTGATGGAAGGGGTTCTGCGATATATGAGCCAGCATCAGTTGCTTGAGAGTGATATCCATCTGTGCAGTTTTGACGATCACTATCTTTACGACTCCCTGTCCGTGAAAATTGACACGGTCGCCCAGGACTGCCGGGAACTGGCCATGCACTGCTTCAGCATGATAAGTGATCTCATGAATGAACAACCCATAGAACAGACGCAATGCTTTTTAAGCCCCAAATTGCATTGGCGCTCTCCGCCGTTCTCGCAGATCAAATAG